From Salvia splendens isolate huo1 chromosome 16, SspV2, whole genome shotgun sequence, a single genomic window includes:
- the LOC121770404 gene encoding protein FAR1-RELATED SEQUENCE 5-like, with translation MLESVADTVLNNIDARDEIFHENTISEVRKQSEIPGRVIDVRAVPACSEELKPVVGQKFQSLDFALAFYDVYARAVGFDTRKQGVRKVEDVTTWYYVVCNMEGHKKSNEDDQLNAHFGFSMKRRRLSKRWVVKRVYPSSISLIMDMQKFILDCSKANIGPTMTFKVLKETLGGFDLVGCTVGDIRNASRDIKAYAHGFDVQMVLDDMAKKKEMSESYTYHYEVNEKNRLVALFWCDGLMKRNYHMFGDIVAFDTTYNTNRYCMIFTPFTGKDNHGRPVTFAAGLVCNEKTGAFGWLFRHFVECMGIAPKMIVTDQDNGMRSAIEEVLLEPDEFEEGWKRVVESHGLEDFDWFNSLYEHRHFWIPAYFRDFPLGSMIRTTSISESENSFYKRFLKPRANIAEFYLNFNHAVEFQRNSRTTLDYHDATVLPILATTLLFEKHASTLYTDTMFKRI, from the exons ATGCTGGAATCGGTGGCCGATACAGTTCTTAACAATATCGATGCTCGTGATGAG atttttcatgaaaatacAATATCCGAGGTTCGCAAGCAGAGCGAGATTCCTGGCCGTGTGATTGATG TTAGGGCTGTGCCTGCCTGTTCTGAGGAATTAAAGCCTGTAGTTGGTCAGAAGTTCCAATCATTAGATTTTGCACTCGCGTTTTATGATGTGTATGCCAGGGCCGTTGGTTTTGATACGCGCAAACAAGGGGTGAGGAAGGTGGAAGATGTTACAACCTGGTATTATGTCGTATGCAATATGGAAGGCCATAAGAAGTCCAACGAGGATGACCAGTTGAATGCACATTTCGGTTTCTCAATGAAGCGTCGACGCTTATCCAAGAGATGGGTTGTAAAGCGAGTATATCCTTCAAGTATTTCTCTGATAATGGACATGCAG AAATTCATACTTGATTGTTCAAAAGCGAATATTGGACCCACAATGACATTTAAGGTGTTGAAAGAAACTCTCGGTGGGTTTGACCTCGTCGGTTGTACGGTTGGTGACATCAGGAATGCTTCACGCGACATTAAAGCATATGCACATGGATTCGATGTGCAAATGGTGTTGGACGACATGGCTAAAAAGAAGGAAATGTCTGAGTCGTACACATATCATTATGAGGTTAACGAGAAGAACCGGTTGGTTGCTTTGTTTTGGTGTGACGGCTTGATGAAAAGGAATTACCATATGTTTGGTGACATTGTAGCCTTTGACACCACGTATAACACAAACAG GTATTGCATGATATTCACTCCTTTCACGGGAAAGGACAATCATGGAAGACCTGTAACCTTTGCGGCTGGCTTGGTATGCAATGAGAAAACAGGGGCATTTGGCTGGTTGTTTAGACATTTCGTTGAATGCATGGGCATAGCACCGAAGATGATCGTGACAGATCAAGACAATGGAATGAGATCGGCCATTGAAGAGGTTCTG CTTGAGCCTGACGAATTTGAAGAGGGGTGGAAAAGAGTTGTGGAAAGTCATGGGTTGGAAGACTTTGACTGGTTTAACTCATTGTACGAACACAGGCATTTCTGGATACCGGCGTATTTTAGAGATTTTCCACTGGGTTCGATGATTAGGACTACGTCCATTTCTGAATCGGAGAACAGTTTCTACAAAAGATTTTTGAAGCCCCGTGCGAACATAGCCGAGTTCTACTTGAATTTCAACCATGCTGTTGAGTTTCAGCGAAACAGTAGGACAACTTTAGACTACCACGATGCCACTGTTTTGCCCATTTTGGCCACTACCTTGCTGTTCGAGAAACATGCTTCGACGCTATACACCGATACAATGTTCAAGAGAATATAG
- the LOC121771797 gene encoding SRSF protein kinase 2-like: MSGSPSSSSSGSEDEDEGFESYRKGGYHAVRIADNFSAGRYIAQKKLGWGQFSTVWLAYDTQSSKYVALKIQKSAPQFAQAAMHEIEILSAIAAGDPLNSKSVVRLEDSFKHAGPNGQHLCMALEFLGDSLLRLIKYNRYKGLELHRVKEMSRCILTALDYLHRELRIIHTDLKPENILLCSTINPSKDPIRSDFTPILERPEGNTNEGVSVMSKIERRLKQRAKRAVARISERRIGIGDGMGRTPKAPRNLDGIDFTCKVVDFGNACWADTPIADEIQTRQYRAPEVILQSGYSFAADMWSFACTAFELATGEMMFAPKNGQGFSEDEDHLAMMMELLGKMPRKIATTGARSKEYFDRYGDLKRIRRLKYGSLDRLLVDKYKFSDADARELASFLCPILDFDPEKRPTAEQCLQHPWLIADSQTSEV; the protein is encoded by the exons ATGTCTGGCTCcccgtcgtcgtcgtcgtcgggATCGGAAGATGAGGATGAAGGATTCGAATCCTACCGTAAAGGAGGCTACCACGCCGTCAGAATCGCCGATAATTTCTCCGCCGGTCGCTACATCGCGCAGAAGAAACTTGGTTGGGGACAGTTCTCCACCGTCTGGCTCGCCTATGACACTCAGTCCTCG AAATATGTTGCCTTGAAGATCCAGAAAAGTGCACCACAATTTGCTCAGGCGGCAATGCATGAAATTGAAATTCTTTCTGCTATTGCGGCTGGTGATCCCTTAAATAGCAAGTCAGTTGTACGCTTAGAGGACTCCTTTAAGCATGCAGGCCCAAATGGGCAGCATTTATGTATGGCTCTGGAATTTCTTGGTGATAGTTTGCTTCGTTTGATCAAGTATAACCGGTATAAAGGTCTTGAGCTCCATAGAGTTAAGGAGATGAGCAGATGCATTTTGACTGCGCTCGATTACTTGCATCGGGAGCTACGAATCATACACACTGATCTAAAACCTGAGAACATTCTTCTATGTTCCACCATTAATCCTTCAAAAGATCCAATCAGGTCAGATTTTACTCCCATCCTTGAAAGGCCTGAGGGAAACACAAATGAAGGAGTCTCAGTTATGAGTAAAATTGAGAGAAGACTAAAACAAAGGGCAAAAAGAGCAGTTGCAAGAATCTCAGAAAGGCGAATTGGTATAGGAGATGGGATGGGCAGGACTCCAAAGGCTCCTAGAAACTTGGATGGGATAGATTTCACATGTAAGGTTGTGGACTTTGGAAATGCATGTTGGGCTGATACGCCAATTGCTGATGAAATTCAAACAAGACAGTATAGAGCACCAGAGGTTATACTCCAGTCTGGTTATTCTTTTGCTGCTGATATGTGGTCATTTGCCTGTACGGCTTTTGAACTTGCAACAGGAGAGATGATGTTTGCTCCCAAGAATGGACAAGGTTTCAGCGAGGACGAG GATCACCTTGCTATGATGATGGAGCTCCTTGGAAAGATGCCACGCAAG ATTGCTACTACTGGTGCCCGATCCAAGGAGTACTTTGATAGATATGGGGACTTGAAGAGGATTAGAAGGCTGAAGTATGGGTCCCTTGATCGATTACTTGTTGATAAATACAAGTTCTCTGACGCTGATGCACGTGAATTGGCGAGTTTTCTCTGTCCCATACTTGATTTTGATCCTGAGAAACGACCAACGGCCGAGCAGTGCCTGCAGCATCCATGGCTTATTGCTGACAGTCAGACAAGTGAGGTGTAG